The Coccidioides posadasii str. Silveira chromosome 3, complete sequence genome contains a region encoding:
- a CDS encoding uncharacterized protein (EggNog:ENOG410PFDH~COG:C~TransMembrane:1 (o12-28i)), whose product MPSQSGWRPLDIAIVGGGIGGLAAAIALRRAGHKVTMYERADYAGEVGASISCAANGTRWLHEWEVDVAKGDPVILRKLINRDWKTGEPVSVYDLADYEEKWGHVYNMFHRQYMHAMLMDSAVGEGKGVPVKLVVNHKCKDLDVDSGKISFENGTTAQHDVVVGADGIGSAVRSLIGIHPEKKAASSSCLHANVDTATAVKLGLVDYSQNSAIEYWGGHHNVNKIVLSPCNGGSLLSYYCFFPREKGDYAAQNWNSEATVEELLAPYPDLDPQVFGHLKIGKEIRPWRLWVHEPYAWWQKGVACIMGDAAHPMMPDQSQGACMAIEDAACLGLVFSEKHFNGDIREALEIYEAVRKPRATKVQAASARARENIHERIGFSDNTNNPLYKVKDEKNKLTIEEMNTYDMHKHVEEVFAQRRGGSNKL is encoded by the exons ATGCCTTCACAATCCGGTTGGCGGCCCCTCGACATTGCCATCGTCGGTGGTGGCATCGGCGGTTTAGCAGCTGCCATTGCGCTAAGACGTGCCGGTCACAAGGTTACCATGTATGAACGGGCGGACTATGCTGGCGAAGTGGGCGCTTCGATCTCTTGCGCTGCGAATGGAACCCGGTGGcttcatgagtgggaagtcGATGTCGCAAAGGGCGACCCCGTTATCTTGCGAAAGCTAATCAATCGAGATTGGAAGACTGGCGAGCCTGTTAGTGTCTATGATCTGGCTGACTATGAAGAGAAATGGGGACAT GTCTATAACATGTTCCACCGACAGTATATGCATGCGATGTTGATGGACAGTGCAGTCGGAGAAGGCAAAGGCGTACCCGTCAAACTGGTTGTTAACCACAAG TGCAAGGACCTTGATGTTGACTCCGGCAAAATCTCATTCGAAAATGGAACCACCGCGCAACACGACGTCGTGGTTGGTGCGGACGGAATCGGATCTGCAGTCCGGTCCCTCATCGGAATCCATCCAGAGAAGAAAGCGGCTTCCTCAAGCTGTCTGCACGCCAACGTCGATACAGCAACAGCTGTGAAGCTAGGCCTTGTCGATTACTCACAGAATAGCGCGATCGAATACTGGGGAGGACATCATAACGTCAATAAGATTGTCCTTTCTCCGTGCAACGGTGGTAGTCTGCTGTCCTACTACTGTTTCTTCCCCCGCGAGAAAGGAGACTATGCTGCTCAAAATTGGAACAGTGAAGCAACCGTGGAAGAGCTACTGGCTCCATATCCCGATTTGGACCCTCAGGTATTCGGACATCTAAAGATCGGAAAGGAAATTAGACCATGGCGGTTGTGGGTGCATGAGCCGTATGCTTGGTGGCAAAAAGGTGTGGCGTGCATCATGGGCGATGCTGCACATCCG ATGATGCCTGACCAAAGCCAAGGCGCTTGTATGGCGATCGAAGATGCTGCTTGTCTTGGTCTCGTTTTCAGCGAGAAGCACTTCAACGGGGATATCCGGGAAGCTCTTGAGATTTACGAAGCAGTCCGCAAACCAAGAGCTACAAAAGTGCAAGCTGCTTCTGCTAGAGCGAGGGAAAATATTCATGAGCGTATTG GCTTTTCCGATAACACGAACAACCCACTGTATAAAGTTAAGGATGAGAAGAATAAGCTCACCATCGAGGAGATGAATAC TTACGATATGCATAAACATGTTGAAGAGGTATTCGCCCAACGTAGGGGTGGAAGCAATAAACTGTAG
- a CDS encoding uncharacterized protein (EggNog:ENOG410PJIV~COG:K~TransMembrane:3 (o201-220i443-466o486-507i)) translates to MSPLHTGAGHPIPQAAAGARALGSTGGNPRSLSPEAPHKTHPRMLRNLRGERVYIGGAASLSFLQFIRETVVQYTGPSGFTHNPKVDSMLENASAATDIPSHSEDDTTFDEKVALLRIYRLATAGIIDVLSASEAMQLLEEIANSEASLHSSRVAVADLILAIGAQCPKTSTSVSQKEKFFFTRGQKRAFAGMLEDPNLELVWAFLLMAFYMLGACRRNAGFMYLGVATRAAVALGLHHEDSYACLTPVDRQRRLKTWMSLCVLDLLVSSILGRPSATLSLRSELGDGLVSMIEPNDRAQVRLLASYAITDLMDTVTSELYGQKAVSTDAAEEFLRKLDRWSKELPDAMRTASPNLNRPEEQEHTLGSIQVACFYYFATMLATRPFLISTLTARLVRSQGGLSSEPPTPTAREDPTHAKLASACVDSAVYLIQACQDARKANLFLANMCIMTALVFAAALVLGFAMFAKNKPDPEVEAAFASAKDILDIFSLLSAQAAHYFEILVLLSNAVNEQRQRLALQPKRNKSPYVGRIFSLIPPETEAFSTNRSADIDPDVMPSIASSGEAGDPHNSWGSPTFLPETPVQALEEGGGGGGGGEEEEEEEEEEEEEEEEEEEAFFGWDSLHLPVWDNFPFLTDPFIPAGD, encoded by the exons ATGTCGCCGTTGCACACTGGTGCCGGCCATCCAATTCCCCAAGCAGCGGCCGGGGCGCGAGCGCTGGGTTCTACAGGAGGGAATCCGCGGTCGTTATCGCCCGAAGCGCCGCACAAAACGCATCCGCGGATGTTACGCAACCTTAGAGGCGAAAGGG TCTACATTGGCGGTGCTGCATCCCTATCATTCTTGCAGTTCATCAGGGAAACTGTCGTTCAATATACAGGGCCTTCAGGCTTTACTCACAACCCCAAGGTTGATAGTATGTTGGAAAATGCATCTGCCGCAACAGATATACCGTCGCACAGTGAGGATGATACTACCTTTGACGAGAAGGTGGCCTTGCTCAGAATCTACCGTCTTGCA ACCGCCGGGATAATTGACGTCTTATCGGCCTCTGAAGCTATGCAATTGCTTGAGGAGATAGCCAACTCAGAAGCGTCCCTTCACAGCTCTAGGGTGGCTGTTGCAGATCTTATCCTTGCAATTGGGGCCCAATGTCCCAAGACAAGTACCTCTGTTTCCCAGAAAGAGAAGTTTTTCTTTACTCGTGGGCAGAAGCGCGCCTTTGCGGGTATGCTAGAAGATCCAAACTTAGAACTGGTCTGGGCTTTTCTCCTCATGGCATTCTATATGCTCGGTGCATGTCGAAGAAATGCAGGTTTCATGTATTTGGGAGTGGCCACTCGAGCTGCTGTCGCCCTTGGCCTTCACCATGAAGACTCTTATGCATGTCTCACCCCTGTCGACCGACAACGAAG GCTGAAAACCTGGATGAGCCTATGTGTCTTGGACTTGCTTGTGAGTTCAATCCTTGGACGGCCATCGGCAACATTGTCGCTGCGTTCGGAGCTGGGAGACGGTTTGGTTTCAATGATAGAACCGAATGATAGAGCTCAGGTTCGCCTTCTAGCTTCATATGCAATAACTGATTTAATGGATACCGTCACCAGCGAATTATATGGTCAAAAGGCGGTTTCTACCGACGCAGCCGAAGAATTTCTCCGAAAACTAGATCGCTGGAGCAAGGAACTTCCTGATGCTATGCGCACCGCATCCCCTAATCTTAACCGACCAGAGGAACAAGAGCATACTTTAGGGAGCATACAGGTTGCTTGTTTCTATTACTTTGCAACTATGTTGGCTACCCGTCCATTTCTAATTTCAACCCTTACTGCTCGTCTGGTTCGATCACAGGGTGGTCTTTCAAGTGAACCACCTACTCCAACCGCTCGAGAAGACCCCACGCATGCAAAACTGGCATCAGCATGCGTTGACTCTGCTGTGTACCTCATACAAGCCTGCCAGGATGCCCGTAAAGCTAATTTATTCCTCGCTAATATGTGTATAATGAC GGCGCTTGTatttgctgctgctcttgTTCTCGGGTTCGCCATGTTCGCCAAAAATAAGCCAGACCCTGAGGTTGAAGCTGCTTTCGCTAGCGCGAAAGATATACTCGACATATTCAGCCTCCTGTCGGCCCAAGCTGCACATTACTTTGAGATCCTTGTACTGTTGTCGAACGCAGTTAACGAGCAACGGCAACGACTCGCGTTGCAGCCAAAGCGAAACAAAAGTCCCTATGTTGGCCGCATATTCAGTTTGATTCCCCCTGAGACGGAAGCATTTAGCACCAACCGTTCGGCCGACATTGACCCAGACGTTATGCCCTCAATTGCTTCTTCTGGTGAAGCCGGTGATCCCCATAATAGCTGGGGTTCTCCCACCTTTCTTCCCGAAACTCCGGTCCAAGCCCTGGaagagggaggaggaggaggaggaggaggagaagaagaagaagaagaagaagaagaagaagaagaagaagaagaagaagaagaagaagcattCTTTGGGTGGGATAGCTTACATTTACCCGTATGGGACAACTTTCCGTTCCTGACAGACCCATTCATTCCGGCCGGTGATTAA
- a CDS encoding uncharacterized protein (EggNog:ENOG410PNYB~COG:S~BUSCO:1054at33183) yields MSGFPLPSFGGHPPFPPQWLPDQSSGHSADSYQKYSQLPPQSMYGTNGAGFSSNAQIPGLGTFTNGMLPTPQNFPIPNATPTPYYSQPTHAQTSGPSVNFQPFLRPLSQSRSNGKTTHNPNISEQTIGEGRPTGLDQVETHDAMDLDGREEGELSNGEADGDGSHADHRANSQRAHKSPVIENQQVGDSQKQATLINCDPEVSSQNVTTATQALYAGLNAPSGDPNAPAYINTSTLRSLKDPFTLSEKGTTNGSHPQVPNGRSLTQLRMQAQGALLNLAPHNIRYRELVSEGIDPVILKDLYEGIGLKVTTGDSADKQAMASSQETEYQPPEAESTRGNAVPTSIVEMAPRQAPSTYMLPPESTTKLAVPTANSNTATNKPLERKDLIARMLAAKAGKSIATQHQEAAPPSASKNISPSQEPIPQPEPCVSMSGQAPTSEENRVKEKNRAQTELARQRIEQLKKMGLTKSQSQSTSDSVFGSPLTTTSPPIHTLPLAATQQDTRAFQPLPMKHPLPERPPDPETAGPPRIPGLFMTGAEPMLSEPPASRTSHQSAIIEASSSVVRVPRKRPRASDFTDDIVEIPPQKQQDQGTRISSSDHKVIIDISEDESMYDVDADESIDQAGAKFVSNSVQSKQMTIRDAPPLSDIAARPVQSYRSASSNSLPQTPGKGRDEENIRSEIMIMRQRIAELERRRDAKRAAQAQTTVAPNDSTLSSAGPTPNPQKAAKTLDFGKLPTPTQESQYPVVSPNQIPFGATAAMAPPSSPLTAQPKSPSARSWSTLEPKKAEDLRQKFLRKREIESGLPALEAELSRSEARLAQFREEEKKLLAEIAKGKAGKRRLIEELEELGIETEGLTFEELQLTKDRLEVEPDIQSPVRTQNTSDLTQAPEAVEHHTAPVQAISSPDEPLSLPHRLVEESCVSTAATVPQTSQEAMDVAAQSSEHTMPIPGREGSVLSSRSSSAMDESMGSSADDQEAMDEDETSSSASVSEGDRSPPSTQSGHLAKDLAVDVPMQKIPMLSEENSETNFASSPEQSVASDTYEPPEPDAEMQSDSSVAPPFSPAPVAPPQPVDVDSETMPLTQDVETLTLSDQRSPQPIHEENMEDVEDTGHHFTPYISPLRLFRAYRYHPNFVTDIEGGFRSLTYSHNIDHNRPLCEFEVSGGICNDQSCQNQHFRDMILSDDKILVEMGSLREGKTPADREEYVTGLKRIINDMRRDKVKDFNTVATEIAAYRRRFLQDPSRVLAL; encoded by the exons ATGTCGGGTTTCCCCCTTCCCTCCTTTGGAGGCCACCCACCTTTCCCGCCGCAGTGGCTTCCAGACCAATCATCTGGCCATTCTGCAGATTCTTACCAGAAATACAGCCAGCTGCCGCCACAGTCGATGTATGGGACAAACGGGGCAGGCTTCAGTTCGAATGCCCAGATCCCAGGCTTGGGCACGTTCACTAATGGGATGCTACCAACACCGCAAAACTTTCCTATACCAAATGCTACCCCAACCCCTTACTACTCCCAACCAACACACGCGCAGACATCTGGTCCTTCCGTTAATTTTCAGCCATTTCTACGACCACTCAGCCAGTCTCGAAGCAATGGCAAAACCACCCACAATCCAAATATCTCCGAGCAGACAATAGGGGAGGGACGGCCAACCGGCTTGGACCAGGTTGAAACACATGATGCCATGGATTTAGATGGCCGTGAAGAAGGTGAATTGAGTAATGGGGAGGCAGATGGTGATGGTTCACATGCAGACCATCGAGCCAATTCCCAACGTGCGCATAAGTCACCTGTGATTGAAAACCAGCAAGTCGGAGACAGTCAGAAGCAAGCCACTCTGATCAACTGTGACCCAG AAGTGTCCAGTCAAAATGTAACCACAGCCACGCAAGCACTATACGCGGGCCTCAATGCCCCTTCTGGTGATCCCAATGCTCCAGCCTATATTAACACTTCAACACTACGATCTCTAAAGGATCCCTTTACTTTAAGCGAGAAGGGTACCACCAATGGCTCTCATCCGCAGGTACCAAATGGAAGATCATTAACCCAGCTGCGCATGCAGGCGCAAGGAGCGCTACTAAATCTAGCACCTCACAACATACGGTACAGGGAGTTAGTTAGCGAGGGAATAGATCCAGTCATTCTGAAGGACCTCTACGAGGGTATCGGTTTGAAAGTCACAACCGGGGATTCTGCTGATAAGCAGGCTATGGCATCGAGCCAGGAGACTGAATACCAGCCCCCTGAAGCTGAATCCACGAGGGGCAATGCTGTTCCAACTTCCATAGTCGAAATGGCGCCGCGCCAGGCTCCCAGCACGTATATGCTACCACCAGAGAGTACCACCAAGCTCGCCGTACCAACGGCAAATTCAAATACAGCGACAAACAAACCGTTAGAGCGCAAAGACTTGATTGCCCGCATGTTAGCCGCCAAGGCTGGAAAGTCCATTGCTACCCAACACCAAGAGGCCGCGCCTCCCTCTGCAAGCAAGAACATTAGTCCATCTCAGGAGCCCATACCTCAACCAGAACCCTGTGTCTCGATGAGCGGACAGGCACCAACATCCGAAGAAAATCGTGTGAAGGAAAAGAATAGAGCCCAAACCGAGTTAGCGCGGCAACGAATAGAGCAGCTTAAGAAAATGGGACTGACGAAGTCTCAATCCCAATCAACGAGCGACTCGGTCTTCGGATCACCGTTAACAACTACCTCTCCACCCATTCATACTCTTCCACTAGCTGCTACCCAACAGGATACACGAGCCTTCCAGCCTCTACCTATGAAACATCCATTACCTGAACGGCCTCCCGACCCAGAAACAGCTGGTCCACCCCGAATCCCGGGCTTATTTATGACCGGAGCTGAGCCAATGTTGTCAGAACCTCCTGCCTCCCGAACCAGCCACCAATCTGCCATTATTGAGGCATCCTCTTCTGTTGTGCGAGTGCCCCGCAAACGACCCCGTGCATCAGATTTTACTGATGACATTGTCGAAATCCCCCCACAAAAGCAACAAGATCAGGGCACCAGGATATCAAGTTCTGATCATAAAGTCATCATCGACATCAGCGAAGATGAATCTATGTATGATGTTGATGCAGATGAGTCAATCGACCAAGCTGGTGCAAAGTTTGTGTCTAATTCAGTACAATCGAAGCAAATGACAATTCGAGATGCACCACCACTTTCGGACATTGCGGCTCGACCGGTTCAATCTTATCGTTCGGCATCTTCGAATTCGTTGCCACAGACTCCGGGCAAAGGTCGAGATGAAGAAAATATACGATCAGAGATAATGATTATGCGGCAAAGGATCGCAGAATTAGAAAGGCGGCGTGACGCAAAGCGCGCAGCACAAGCTCAAACTACTGTCGCACCGAATGACTCTACGCTGTCATCTGCTGGACCAACGCCTAACCCGCAGAAAGCTGCGAAAACCCTAGATTTTGGGAAGCTGCCAACCCCTACCCAGGAGTCTCAATATCCAGTCGTTTCTCCTAATCAAATTCCCTTTGGAGCAACAGCGGCTATGGCTCCACCAAGTTCACCACTCACCGCACAACCGAAGAGCCCGTCAGCACGATCGTGGTCTACTTTAGAACCGAAAAAAGCTGAAGATCTTCGACAAAAGTTCCTCCGAAAAAGGGAGATTGAGTCTGGCCTCCCAGCACTTGAGGCTGAACTGTCAAGATCCGAAGCCAGGCTGGCCCAATTTCgtgaggaagaaaagaagttACTTGCTGAAATTGCCAAAGGAAAGGCAGGGAAACGCCGCTTAATCGAGGAATTGGAGGAACTAGGTATTGAAACCGAAGGTTTAACGTTCGAAGAGCTACAGCTCACCAAGGATCGTCTGGAGGTTGAGCCTGACATACAGTCTCCAG TTCGGACGCAAAATACCTCTGATTTAACTCAGGCACCGGAGGCTGTTGAGCACCATACAGCGCCCgtgcaagctattagcaGTCCAGATGAACCTCTATCCCTGCCACATAGGCTAGTTGAAGAGAGCTGTGTTTCCACCGCTGCTACAGTCCCGCAAACATCCCAAGAAGCGATGGACGTCGCTGCCCAATCGTCTGAGCACACTATGCCGATTCCTGGGAGGGAGGGTAGTGTTTTGTCTTCCCGTTCTAGTTCAGCCATGGACGAATCAATGGGAAGTAGTGCAGATGATCAAGAGGCGATGGACGAAGATGAAACATCGTCGTCTGCTTCAGTTTCCGAAGGCGATAGATCCCCGCCCTCGACCCAGTCAGGTCATCTCGCAAAGGACCTGGCCGTTGATGTACCTATGCAAAAAATACCTATGTTGTCCGAAGAAAACAGCGAAACAAACTTCGCTTCCTCTCCAGAACAATCAGTTGCATCTGATACATATGAACCACCTGAGCCTGACGCAGAAATGCAATCTGATTCTTCTGTTGCACCCCCTTTTAGCCCAGCGCCAGTTGCCCCTCCGCAGCCCGTGGATGTTGACTCGGAAACTATGCCATTAACCCAAGATGTTGAAACACTAACCCTATCCGACCAGAGATCTCCACAGCCAATTCATGAAGAGAATATGGAG GATGTCGAAGACACTGGTCATCACTTTACTCCCTACATCAGTCCCCTACGCCTATTCAGAGCATATCGATATCACCCCAATTTCGTAACTGATATTGAAGGAGGCTTTCGCTCCCTTACATATAGTCATAATATCGATCATAACAGGCCGTTGTGTGAATTCGAAGTTTCAGGTGGTATTTGCAACGATCAGTCATGCCAGAACCAACATTTTCGGGACATGATTTTGAGTG ATGATAAAATCCTGGTTGAAATGGGCTCCCTACGAGAGGGCAAAACGCCAGCAGACCGAGAGGAGTATGTCACCGGGCTAAAACGAATCATCAACGACATGCGACGGGATAAAGTGAAAGATTTTAATACAGTTGCGACGGAAATTGCTGCTTATCGTAGGCGTTTCCTCCAGGACCCCTCCCGAGTTCTAGCATTATAA
- the PFA5 gene encoding palmitoyltransferase pfa5 (EggNog:ENOG410PMPJ~COG:S~TransMembrane:4 (i12-34o54-75i203-223o235-263i)~BUSCO:8117at33183), with protein sequence MASDKRVNIGAARVIPVVLGGLLAYGSYVFTRPLCIDYFISPPLHYGAPPPRRGLATGLLIVFYFLLLVLAVSYFRVITTIIWNPGFLQRGNQWHQSRTGKPEGNTKRRKRRHRPGTSYPDDANVEHGPYPIDAYGLEAFYCKDIFVCEQDGRPPWCSTCCQWKTDRAHHCSEVDRCTRKLDHFCPWVGGVISESSFKFFIQFLFYTFLFTTFNVVVFSIVIAEYRRNSGYLEVQWLVALALCGLFCLFSFGMLVSSLHLAFINSSTIESLTRHTKVWTLAVLIPRPKDFYELQSRRKSPIPVVIYPSSPIPSSSSSTRTATSNAPPREFAILSTKPGENPFDLGSPLANLKEVMGHSLIDWLLPLRYSPCSGYGSQESAYAFGPVVQRLKKENGLDCSE encoded by the exons ATGGCCTCAGATAAGAGAGTAAACATCGGTGCGGCGCGAGTCATTCCCGTGGTTCTCGGTGGTTTACTTGCCTATGGAAGTTATGTCTTTACAAGACCATTATGCA TTGATTATTTTATAAGTCCTCCGCTCCACTATGGTGCACCTCCCCCCCGAAGAGGCCTCGCGACCGGGTTGCTGATCGTGTTCTACTTCCTGCTGCTTGTGTTGGCCGTGTCCTACTTCCGAGTTATCACCACGATCATATGGAACCCTGGGTTCCTCCAGCGCGGGAATCAGTGGCATCAATCGCGCACCGGGAAACCCGAAGGAAACACGAAACGGAGAAAGCGACGGCACAGACCGGGAACTTCCTACCCAGACGATGCGAACGTCGAACATGGCCCTTACCCTATCGATGCCTACGGCCTGGAGGCGTTTTACTGCAAAGATATATTTGTATGTGAACAAGACGGCAGGCCTCCGTGGTGCTCAACCTGTTGCCAATGGAAGACGGATAGGGCTCACCATTGCAGTGAGGTCGATCGCTGCACCAGAAAACTCGACCATTTTTGTCCCTG GGTCGGAGGCGTCATTAGCGAAAGTTCATTCAAATTTTTTATACAGTTCTTATTTTATACCTTTCTCTTTACGACTTTCAACGTCGTGGTCTTTTCTATAGTTATCGCCGAATATCGAAGAAAT TCTGGGTACCTGGAAGTGCAATGGCTGGTGGCTTTAGCGCT ATGCGGTTTATTTTGCTTATTTTCCTTTGGAATGCTAGTTAGCTCACTGCACCTTGCATTCATCAACTCTTCCACCATCGAGAGCCTCACTCGTCATACCAAAGTTTGGACCTTAGCAGTTCTAATTCCCCGCCCAAAGGACTTTTACGAACTCCAGTCCCGCCGCAAAAGTCCAATTCCCGTCGTTATATATCCAAGTAGTCCTattccttcttcttcgagTTCTACCAGAACAGCCACCTCAAATGCTCCACCTCGCGAATTTGCCATCCTATCCACGAAACCGGGAGAAAATCCCTTTGATCTGGGAAGTCCCCTGGCAAATTTGAAAGAAGTCATGGGCCACAGTTTAATTGATTGGCTGCTACCGCTCAGATATAGCCCGTGCTCGGGCTACGGTAGTCAGGAAAGCGCGTATGCGTTTGGCCCTGTGGTGCAGAGGTTAAAGAAAGAGAATGGCTTGGATTGTTCAGAATGA